The Streptomyces sp. NBC_00102 genome segment GTTGATCTTCGACGCGGGAACGCCGAGGTCCTTCGAGAGCTGGGTCTTGATGCCGTCGGCCTTGGCGGTGTCGACCTCGGTGATCTGGATGCGCAGACCGCCGTTGCCGAGCTCCTGCACGATCGCCTCGTGGCCGGAGGCGGTCTGGGCCGCCTCCTGGGCCTGCGAGGTGGAGATCTTGGCCTTGGTGTCGGTCGTGAAGACCGCGCCGCCCTTGAACTCGATGCCCATGTTCAGGCCGCCGACCACCAGGCCGACGATGGCCGTGATGGTGATCAGGATCGAGACGCCGTACCAGATCTTGCGCTTACCGATGAAGTCGTAGCCGAGCTCGCCTCGGTAGAGCCGGGCGCCGATGCTGCCGAGTCGCGACATCTCACGCCTCCTTCGGGTCGGTGGAGGAGTTGACACGGCGCGAGCGGCGCAGCGGCGGCTTGGCGCCGAGCCGCTTCGGGTCCAGCCCGGACCACGGGTGGCCGCTGGAGAAGAACTTCGTCCGGCCCATCAGCGTCATGACCGGCTTGGTGAAGAAGAACACCACGACGACGTCGAGCACCGTGGTCAGGCCGAGCGTGAACGCGAAGCCCTGGACCTTGCCGACGGTGACCACGAAGAGCACGGCGGCGGCGAGGAACGACACGAAGTCGGAGACCAGGATGGTGCGCCGGGCACGCGGCCAGGCACGTTCGATGGCCGGCCGGAGGGTGCGTCCCTCGCGGATCTCGTCTCTCACTCGTTCGAAGTACACGATGAACGAGTCGGCGGTGATACCGATGGCCACGATGGCACCACAGACCGCCGGCAGGTTCAGCGCGAAGCCGATGGCCGGGCCGAGCAGGGCCATGATCGTGTACGTGAGGATGCCGGAGGCCAGGAGGCTCAGCAGCGCGATGGACGCGAGGCCGCGGTAGTACGCCACCAGGTAGATGACGACCAGGGCCAGACCGATGGCACCGGCGATCAGACCGGCCTGGAGCTGCTCTCCGCCGAGGGCGGCGGTCACCGTGGTGACGCTCGCCTCCTTGAAGGTCAGCGGCAGGGCGCCGTAGGACAGGATGTTGCCGAGGTCCTGGGCCGACTGCTGGGTGAAGTTGCCCGAGATCTGGGCGTTGGCGCTGAGCGCGCTGGCGACCGAGGGAGCGGAGACCACTTCGCCGTCGAGGACGATGGCGAACTGGTTCATCGGCGAGGTCTGCTGCGCCAGCGTCGACGTGATCTTGTTGAACTTCTTCGCGCCGGCGGAGTTGAACTCCATCGTCACGATCCACTCACCGGTGGACTGGTCGATGGCGCCCTGGGCGTTGTCCACGTCGCTGCCGGAGACCTCGGCCGGGCCGAGGACGTACTTCTCGTAGCTGCCCGGGGTGTTGGAGCCGCAGGCGACGATGGTGTCGGTGGCCTTGGCGTCCTGGCCGGCCTCGGCGCGCTGCTTCGGGTCGGAGCAGTCGAGGGCGGCGAACTCGGCCTGGAGCTTCGCGGTGGCCGGGTCGACGGAGGCGCTCGGCGAGGCGGTGTCGGTCGCGGCGGCATCATCGGTGGCGGCGGCGGTCGCGGCGGCCGAGGCCGTGGCGCTCGGCGTGGTGTCCTTGGTCAGCGCTCCGGTGACGGCGCGGCCCTGGGTGGTGGCGCTCGCCGAGGGAGTTGCCGAGGAGTCTGCCTTGTCGCCGTCCGTGGCCGTCGCGCCGTCGGTGGCCTTCGCGGAGGCCGAAGCCGACGCGGAGGGGGCCGGCGAGGCGCTGCCGGAGGGAGTGGCGGTGGCCGAAGGGGTGGCGTCGGAGCCGCTGGCCTCGACGGTCAGAACGGGCCGGAAGTAGAGCTGGGCGGTCGTACCGACCTGCTCACGGGCCTGCTCGGAGTTGGTCCCCTTCGGGATGTTCACGATGATGTTGCTGGAGCCCTGGGTCTGAACCTCGGCCTCGGACACACCGAGACCGTTGACACGGCGCTCGATGATGTTGACGGCCGTGTTCATGTTGGTCTCGTTGATCGCGTCCGGCTTGCCGGGCTGGCTCTTGGCCTGGAGCGTGATCGACGTTCCACCCGCCAGGTCGATGCCCAGTCTCGGAGTGGTGTGGCCGGACAGGAACATCCCGCCAGCGAGCGCGACCATGACGATCAGGATGAGAGCCAGGGAACGCCCCGGCTTTCCCTGACCGCCACCGGCCGGCCCTCGGCCCTTCTTCGGTGCTGCCACCTTTTCGTTTCTCCCTGTCCAACCGCTCCGCGCCGGGTACGCGCCCGAGCGGCCACGAAGTGTTGTGGGGACCCGCCCCCGCAGAAGACCGAACGGTCCGGGGAGACCGCGCACCGGCTGGGCCGGCGGTCTCCCCGTGTCGTACGACTACTTCGCGCCGGTGTCGCCTTCGTCCTTGATGTCCTTGGCGTCCTTCGCCTCGACGTCCTTCGCCGGGGTGCCCTCGGCGTCGGAGTCGTCCGCGAACTTCTTGTCCAGGTCGATCTTCTCGTCACCGTCGGTGTGACCCTCGGTGAGCGAGGAGGCGTCGTCCGGCACGACCGGGGAGTCGAGCTCCTCGGTGTCGCCGTGGACGATGCGGTTGTACTCCGCGTCGTCCAGGACCGCGCCGACGGCGTTCTTCGCATAGATCGCGTGGACGCCGGGGGCGACCTCCAGGAGGACGGTGTCCTCCTGGACTTCCTTGACCGTGGCGTACATGCCACCGATGGTGCGGACGCCGGTGCCGGGCTGCATCTCGTTGCGCATCTGCGAGGCAGCCTCCTGCTTCTTCTTGGCGGACCGGGACATCATGAACATGACGCCGAAGATCAGGATGACGGGGAGAAGAAGTTGGAGACTCACAGGACGGATTTCCTTCGCACGACCGCGCTGAAAAAGCGGCCTGTATCTACGGGGGTGGGTACACCGACCTTTAAGGGCGGCATCGGCGGAGTCTAAGCGAGTCCGCATCGCTGGAACAACGTCCAGGATGGCACTCCGGTTCCGCAAATGGTCAAGCTGTGACGCATCACGCCCCGAACAGGCCCGCTTGTCCCTTTACGCCGTGCTGCGGCGGAACGAGCCCCAGATGGGCCCAGGCGGCCGGTGTGGCCACCCTTCCGCGCGGTGTCCTGGCCAGCAGCCCTTCGCGTACGAGGAAGGGCTCGGCGACCTCCTCGACCGTCTCGCGCTCCTCCCCCACCGCGACGGCGAGGGTGGAGAGGCCGACGGGACCGCCGCCGAAGAGCTTCAGCAGGGCGCCGAGGACGGCCCGGTCGAGCCGGTCGAGCCCGCGTGCGTCGACCTCGTACACCTTGAGGGCCGCGGCGGCGATGTCCCGGTCGATCACGCCGTCCGCCTTGACCTGGGCGTAGTCGCGGACCCGGCGCAGCAACCGGTTGGCGATGCGGGGGGTACCCCGGGAGCGGCCGGCGATCTCGGCGGCGCCCGCGGTGTCGATGGCCACGTCGAGGAGTCCCGCGGAGCGGTGGATCACCCGCTCCAGCTCGGCGGGGGCGTAGAACTCCATGTGGCCGGTGAAGCCGAAACGGTCCCTCAGCGGGGGCGGCAGCAGACCGGCCCGGGTGGTCGCGCCGACCAGGGTGAAGGGCGGGAGTTCGAGGGGGATGGCGGTGGCGCCGGGGCCCTTGCCGACGATCACGTCGACGCGGAAGTCCTCCATCGCCATGTAGAGCATCTCCTCGGCGGGCCGGGACATGCGGTGGATCTCGTCCAGGAAGAGCACCTCGCCCTCCTGGAGGGAGGAGAGGATCGCGGCGAGGTCGCCCGCATGCTGGATCGCCGGCCCGGAGGTGATCCGGATGGGGGCGTTCATCTCCGCCGCGATGATCATCGAAAGAGTGGTCTTGCCGAGGCCGGGCGCCCCCGACAGCAGTACGTGGTCGGCGGTGGCGCCCCGGGCGCGGGCGGCCTTGAGGACGAGGTCGAGCTGTTCGCGGACCTTCTCCTGGCCCACGAACTCGTCGAGGTCCTTGGGGCGCAGGGCGGCTTCGACGGCGGTGTCCTCGCCGTCCGCGACGCCGGTGACCAGCCGGTCGTCGTAGGCCGCCGCCGCGTCGGCCGCCCGCTCGTCGGTGTCGGGTCCGGTCTCGTCCCAGTTCATCGGGTCTGTCCTGCCTCGGGGGTCGGCGCCGGTCAGCGGGTGCGGTTGAGGGTCTGGAGGGCCGCGCGCAGCAGCTGCGGCACGGGGGGCCGGACGCCGTCCGCGAGGGCCGCCTCAGCCTGCGGGGCGACGGCGGACACCGCGTCCTCGGCCTCCCTGGCGGCGTAGCCGAGGCCGATCAGCGCGGACTGGAGCTGCTCGCGCCAGTCGGCGACGGCTGCGGCGCCGGGCGCCTGCCGGCCGATGTGGGCGCCCGACGGGGCGCCGAGCCGGTCCTTGAGCTCCAGCAGGAGCTTCTGGGCGCCCTTCTTGCCGATCCCGGAGACGGCCATCAGGGCCTTCTCGTCGCCGGTCGAGACGGCCTGGCGCAGCGCGTCGGGGCTGTGGGTGGCGAGCATGGCCTGGGCGAGCCGGGGGCCGACGCCGCTGGCGGTCTGGAGCAGTTCGAAGACCTGGCGCTCGTCGTCGTCGGCGAAGCCGTAGAGCGTGAGGGAGTCCTCGCGCACGACGAGGGAGGTGGCGAGCCTGGCCTGCTGTCCGATCCGGAGATCGGCCAGGGTGCGCGGGGCGCACTGGACGGCCATGCCGACGCCGCCGACCTCGATGACGGCCGTGGCCGGGGAGAGGGCGGCCACCGGGCCGGAGAGGAAGGCGATCATGGGGTACGGCCTTTCAGCGTGCGATGGGCGGCGACGGCCTGCTGGAGCCGGTTCTGCGCGGGGGCCCGCCAGATGTGGCAGATCGCGAGCGCGAGGGCGTCGGCGGCGTCGGCGGGCTTGGGCGGGGCGTCGAGCCGGAGCAGCCGGGTGACCATGGCGCCGACCTGCGCCTTGTCGGCGCGTCCCGATCCGGTGACGGCGGCCTTGACCTCGCTGGGGGTGTGCAGGGCGACGGGGATGCCGCGCCGGGCGGCGCAGAGCATGGCGACCGCGCTGGCCTGGGCGGTGCCCATGACCGTGCGGACGTTGTGCTGGCTGAACACCCGCTCGACGGCGACGAATTCGGGTCGGTGTTCGTCGAGCCACTGCTCGATGCCGCGTTCGACGGCGACCAGGCGGTCGCCGAGTTCGGCTTCGGGCGGGGTGCGCACCACGCCGACACCGAGCATGGTCAGCGGACGCCCGGCGACGCCTTCGACGACGCCGACGCCGCACCGGGTCAGCCCCGGGTCCACGCCGAGTACGCGCACGGAGCGCCCCCTGTCCTCACCGCTCGGTCAACTGTTCTGGCAGGTTATCGGGCGGCTCTGACAACGCGACGGGCCGACGGGGGTGTGTCCCCGCCGGCCCGTGTCGCGTGCTGTCTCCCGGTCGCCCGGAATCAGGCGGCGTCGAGCTTCTCCATGACCTCGTCCGAGACGTCGAAGTTGGCGAAGACGTTCTGCACGTCGTCGCTGTCCTCCAGCGCGTCGATGAGCTTGAAGATCTTGCGCGCGCCCTCTTCGTCGAGCTCGACCTGCATGGTGGGCAGGAAGTTGGCGTCGGCGGAGTCGTAGTCGATGCCCGCCTCCTGGAGCGCGGTGCGGACCGCGACCATGTCGGTGGCCTCGCTGACGACCTCGAAGGTGTCGCCGAGGTCGTTGACCTCTTCGGCGCCCGCGTCGAGCACGGCGCCGAGCACGTCGTCCTCGGTCAGCTCGCCCTTGGGCAGGTTGATGACGCCCTTGCGGTTGAACAGGTACGACACGGAGCCCGGGTCGGCCATCGAGCCGCCGTTGCGGGTCATCGCCACGCGCACGTCGGAGGCGGCGCGGTTGCGGTTGTCGGTGAGGCACTCGATGAGCACCGCGACACCGTTGGGGCCGTAGCCTTCGTACATGATCGTCTCGTAGTCGGCGCCGCCCGCCTCGAGACCGCCGCCGCGCTTGACCGCGGAGTCGATGTTCTTGTTCGGGACCGAGCTCTTCTTCGCCTTCTGGATGGCGTCGACGAGCGTCGGGTTGCCGTCGGGGTCCACGCCGCCCGAGCGGGCCGCGACCTCGATGTTCTTGATCAGCTTCGCGAAGAGCTTGCCGCGCTTGGCGTCAACCACGGCCTTCTTGTGCTTCGTCGTAGCCCATTTAGAGTGGCCGGACATCTGCCTTCTCCTTCGCGTCACCAAAATCGATCCGAACCCGAGAGATCCTACCGGGATCGTTCAGAGCACTGCGCGCACCATCTCGACGAAGAGCGCGTGGACGCGGTGGTCGCCGGTCAGTTCCGGGTGGAACGAGGTCGCCAGGGCGTTTTTCTGGCGCACGGCGACGATATGACCGCGATGTTCGGCGAGTACCTCGACCTGGGCGCCCACCGATTCCACCCAGGGGGCCCGGATGAACACGCCCTCCACCGGTCCGTCGGCCTCCTCCTCGATGCCCCGTACGGTGACGGAGGCTTCGAAGGACTCGTTCTGGCGGCCGAAGGCGTTGCGGCGCACGATCATGTCGATGCCGCCGACGGTCTCCTGGCCCGCGCGGGGGTCCAGGATCTTGTCGGCGAGCATGATCATGCCCGCGCAGGTGCCGTAGACCGGCATGCCTGCCCGGACCCGCTCGCGCAGCGGCTCCATCATGCCGAAGAGCACGGCGAGTTTGGACATGGTGGTGGATTCGCCGCCGGGGATGACGAGGCCGTCGACCCCGGCGAGTTCCTCGGGGCGCCTGACCGGCCTGGCCAGGGCGTCCGCCGAGGCCAGGGCGATCAGGTGCTCGCGTACGTCGCCCTGGAGAGCCAGGACCCCGATCACGGGTGTGTCGCTCATCGGGGGCTACCAGCCGCGGTTGGCGTAGCGCTCGGTCTCGGGCAGCGTGTCGCAGTTGATGCCGACCATGGCCTCGCCCAGGTTGCGGGAGGCGTCCGCGATGACCTTCGGGTCGTCGTAGAAGGTGGTGGCCTTCACGATGGCGGCGGCGCGCTTGGCCGGGTCGCCGGACTTGAAGATGCCGGAGCCGACGAAGACGCCCTCGGCACCGAGCTGACGCATGAGCGCGGCGTCGGCGGGGGTGGCGACGCCGCCGGCGGAGAAGAGCACCACGGGGAGCTTGCCGAGCTCGGCGACCTCCTTGACCAGCTCGTACGGGGCGCGCAGCTCCTTGGCGGCGGCGTACAGCTCGTTGTTGTCGTAGCCGCGCAGCCGGGCGATCTCGTTCTTGATCTGGCGCAGGTGGCGGACCGCCTCCACGACGTTGCCGGTGCCGGCCTCACCCTTGGAACGGATCATCGCGGCACCCTCGGCGATACGGCGCAGGGCCTCGCCCAGGTTGGTGGCGCCGCAGACGAACGGGGTGGTGAAGGCGAACTTGTCGCTGTGGTTGACCTCGTCGGCCGGGGTGAGGACCTCGGACTCGTCGATGTAGTCGACGCCGAGGGACTGGAGGACCTGGGCCTCCACGAAGTGGCCGATGCGGGACTTGGCCATGACCGGGATGGAGACGGCCCCGATGATCTCCTCGATCATGTTGGGGTCGGACATCCGGGCCACGCCGCCGTCCTTGCGGATGTCGGCCGGTACGCGCTCCAGGGCCATCACGGCCACCGCGCCCGCGTCCTCGGCGATCTTCGCCTGCTCGGCGTCGACGACGTCCATGATCACGCCGCCCTTGAGCTGCTCGGCCATACCGCGCTTGACGCGGGCGGTGCCGGTGGCGGGAGAAGCGGCGGACACTGCGGACTGCGGGGTGCTGGGAAGCGTGGACACGGGACCTCACTCGGTGAAAGGACTGGTTTCCTGCACAGCCGAGCAAACGCCTCCGGACCAGTCCACAGCAAGGGCCAATAGGGAGGCGGTGGATCGTTTTGGCCCCGCCGTCCGCGGCGGGGCGGGGCTCTCCGGAGCCCCGGGCCCGCCCGTATCAGGTGCCCGGGCGGTCGGCGAGCGCGGCCGGCGGGGTGTCGTCCATCTCGAAGGCGAGCGGGAAGGGGGCGTGGCCGGCCAGCCGGAACCAGCGCACCGTACGGTGCGTGCGCAGGGCCCGCGCGGCGCGGACCGCGTCGTTGTGGAACCGGCGGGCCATTGGTACCCGGCGTACGGCGGCGGCGAGTTCGTCCGCCGCCTCCTCACCGCCCCGGGCCTCCCGTACGGCCTCCACCTGGGCGCTCTCGCCGAAGACCGCGCGCAGGGCGGTGCTCAGCTCGCTCTCGGCGACCTCGCGGTGGTCCTCCTCGGCCTGCCGGGAGGCGTGTGCGGCTTCGTACAGGACGAGCGAGGCGGCGGGGTCCAGGAGGCCGGAGGTGGCCAGTTCCTGGGTGACCGAGGCGCGGCGCAGCAACTGCGCGTCCAGGGCGGCCCTGGCGGCGTCGATCCGCGCGTGCAGCCGGTCCAGGCGTCCGGCGGTCCAGCTGAGGTACAGGCCGATCGCGACGAGTGCGACGACGGTCCAGATCAAGGTTGCGGTCACGGGCGAAAAGGCTACCGTCGCCCGGCGGCGGCCCCGACCGGCCGGTCACGGCCCGTTCCGGCCGGGGCCGTGACCGGCACTCAGTCCCCTGCCGGTCCGAACGGCTGGGAGGCGTCCCGGTCCCTGGGCTGCGCCCCGTCCCGGTCCCGGACGAGTCCGAAGCGGGCCCGCAGCCCGGTCGCGCGCTCGTCGGCGGCCACCGAGGCGGCGCCGTCCGCGACCGTCTCGTACACCGCGAGGATGTCGGCGCCGACGGTCGACCAGTCGAAGCGCCGTACGTGCGCGCTCCCCCGCTCGCTGAGTCCGGCCCTTCGCGCGGGATCGCCGAGCAGCCGGATCGCCGCCGCGGCCAGCGCGTCGGCGTCCTCGTTGGCGAAGAGGTCGCCGGCCGTGCCGTGGTCCAGTACCTGGGAGAACGCGTCGAGGTCGCTGGCGAGCACCGCGGCACCCGCCGACAGCGCCTCGACGAGGATGATCCCGAAGCTCTCGCCGCCGGTGTTCGGGGCGACGTACACGTCGACGCTGCGCAGCAGCCGGGCCTTGTCCTCGTCGCTGACCATGCCGAGGAACTCGACGCGGTCGCGCAGCTCCTCGGGGAGCGAGGCGACGGCCTCCTCCTCGTCGCCCCGGCCAGCCACCAGCAGCCGGGTGTCCGGGCGGGCGGCGACGATCGCGGGCAGCGCCTTCATGAGGACCGGAAGCCCCTTGCGCGGCTCGTCGATGCGGCCGACGAATCCGAGGGTGCCGCCCTGCCACTCGGGCTTCGGCTCCACGTCGGCGAAGAACCCGACGTCGACGCCGTTGGGGATGACCACGGCGTCGCCGCCGAGGTGCTCGACCAGGGTCCGGCGGGCGTACTCGCTCACCGCGATGCGGGCGCTGATCTTCTCCAGGGCCGGCTGGAGGATCGGGTACGCGGCGATCATGGCGCGGGAGCGCGGGTTCGAGGTGTGGAAGGTGGCGACGATCGGCCCCTGGGCCGCCCAGCAGGCGAGCAGTCCGAGCGAGGGCGAGGCCGGCTCGTGGATGTGGATGACGTCGAAGGTGCCGTCGTGCAGCCAGCGGCGCACCCGGGCCGCCGAGAGGAAGCCGAAGTTGAGACGGGCCACCGAGCCGTTGTACGGGACCGGTACGGCCCGGCCCGCGGAGACGACGAACGGCGGCAGCGGGGTGTCGTCGTCGGCCGGGGCGAGCACGGAGACCTCGTGGCCGAGCCGGATCAGGTGGTCGGCGAGGTCCCTGATGTGGAACTGGACGCCGCCGGGCACGTCCCAGGAATACGGGCAGACGATGCCGATCTTCACGAGGACTCCCCCCGCTCCCCGGCGCCGCGTCCGTCCCGCTCTTCGAGGTCGTCGAGCCAGAGCCGTTGCAGCATGTGCCAGTCCTCCGGGTGGGCGGCGATGCCTTCCGCGAAGGCGTCGGCGAGCGCCTGCGTCATGGCCTTGGTCCGCTCGGCCCTGGTGCCCTCCTCGGGGACCACGACGGGCGGGTGGATCCGTGCCCGCATGACAGGCGTGTCGTCGAAGCCGAGGGTGACGGGGAGCAGCAGCGCCCCCGTCTGCTGGGCGAGCAGCGCCGGGCCGGCGGGCATCCGGGCGCGGGCGGCGAAGAAGTCGACCTCCACCCCGGAGGCGGACAGGTCGCGGTCGGCGACCAGGCAGACCAGGCCGCCGGCGCGCAGCCTGCGGGCCAGGGTGCCGAAGGCGGCGCCCCCGCTGTGCGGGAGCACCTCCATGCCGAGGCTCTCGCGGTAGGCGACGAAGCGGTCGTAGAGGGTCTCGGGCTTGAGGCGTTCGGCGACCGTGGTGAAGGGGACCTTGAGGTCGGTGGTGACCCAGGCTCCGGCCAGGTCCCAGTTCCCCAGGTGCGGCAGGG includes the following:
- the ruvA gene encoding Holliday junction branch migration protein RuvA, which translates into the protein MIAFLSGPVAALSPATAVIEVGGVGMAVQCAPRTLADLRIGQQARLATSLVVREDSLTLYGFADDDERQVFELLQTASGVGPRLAQAMLATHSPDALRQAVSTGDEKALMAVSGIGKKGAQKLLLELKDRLGAPSGAHIGRQAPGAAAVADWREQLQSALIGLGYAAREAEDAVSAVAPQAEAALADGVRPPVPQLLRAALQTLNRTR
- the yajC gene encoding preprotein translocase subunit YajC; translated protein: MSLQLLLPVILIFGVMFMMSRSAKKKQEAASQMRNEMQPGTGVRTIGGMYATVKEVQEDTVLLEVAPGVHAIYAKNAVGAVLDDAEYNRIVHGDTEELDSPVVPDDASSLTEGHTDGDEKIDLDKKFADDSDAEGTPAKDVEAKDAKDIKDEGDTGAK
- the ruvB gene encoding Holliday junction branch migration DNA helicase RuvB; this encodes MNWDETGPDTDERAADAAAAYDDRLVTGVADGEDTAVEAALRPKDLDEFVGQEKVREQLDLVLKAARARGATADHVLLSGAPGLGKTTLSMIIAAEMNAPIRITSGPAIQHAGDLAAILSSLQEGEVLFLDEIHRMSRPAEEMLYMAMEDFRVDVIVGKGPGATAIPLELPPFTLVGATTRAGLLPPPLRDRFGFTGHMEFYAPAELERVIHRSAGLLDVAIDTAGAAEIAGRSRGTPRIANRLLRRVRDYAQVKADGVIDRDIAAAALKVYEVDARGLDRLDRAVLGALLKLFGGGPVGLSTLAVAVGEERETVEEVAEPFLVREGLLARTPRGRVATPAAWAHLGLVPPQHGVKGQAGLFGA
- a CDS encoding YebC/PmpR family DNA-binding transcriptional regulator produces the protein MSGHSKWATTKHKKAVVDAKRGKLFAKLIKNIEVAARSGGVDPDGNPTLVDAIQKAKKSSVPNKNIDSAVKRGGGLEAGGADYETIMYEGYGPNGVAVLIECLTDNRNRAASDVRVAMTRNGGSMADPGSVSYLFNRKGVINLPKGELTEDDVLGAVLDAGAEEVNDLGDTFEVVSEATDMVAVRTALQEAGIDYDSADANFLPTMQVELDEEGARKIFKLIDALEDSDDVQNVFANFDVSDEVMEKLDAA
- a CDS encoding glycosyltransferase family 4 protein codes for the protein MKIGIVCPYSWDVPGGVQFHIRDLADHLIRLGHEVSVLAPADDDTPLPPFVVSAGRAVPVPYNGSVARLNFGFLSAARVRRWLHDGTFDVIHIHEPASPSLGLLACWAAQGPIVATFHTSNPRSRAMIAAYPILQPALEKISARIAVSEYARRTLVEHLGGDAVVIPNGVDVGFFADVEPKPEWQGGTLGFVGRIDEPRKGLPVLMKALPAIVAARPDTRLLVAGRGDEEEAVASLPEELRDRVEFLGMVSDEDKARLLRSVDVYVAPNTGGESFGIILVEALSAGAAVLASDLDAFSQVLDHGTAGDLFANEDADALAAAAIRLLGDPARRAGLSERGSAHVRRFDWSTVGADILAVYETVADGAASVAADERATGLRARFGLVRDRDGAQPRDRDASQPFGPAGD
- the pdxS gene encoding pyridoxal 5'-phosphate synthase lyase subunit PdxS is translated as MSTLPSTPQSAVSAASPATGTARVKRGMAEQLKGGVIMDVVDAEQAKIAEDAGAVAVMALERVPADIRKDGGVARMSDPNMIEEIIGAVSIPVMAKSRIGHFVEAQVLQSLGVDYIDESEVLTPADEVNHSDKFAFTTPFVCGATNLGEALRRIAEGAAMIRSKGEAGTGNVVEAVRHLRQIKNEIARLRGYDNNELYAAAKELRAPYELVKEVAELGKLPVVLFSAGGVATPADAALMRQLGAEGVFVGSGIFKSGDPAKRAAAIVKATTFYDDPKVIADASRNLGEAMVGINCDTLPETERYANRGW
- the pdxT gene encoding pyridoxal 5'-phosphate synthase glutaminase subunit PdxT, which encodes MSDTPVIGVLALQGDVREHLIALASADALARPVRRPEELAGVDGLVIPGGESTTMSKLAVLFGMMEPLRERVRAGMPVYGTCAGMIMLADKILDPRAGQETVGGIDMIVRRNAFGRQNESFEASVTVRGIEEEADGPVEGVFIRAPWVESVGAQVEVLAEHRGHIVAVRQKNALATSFHPELTGDHRVHALFVEMVRAVL
- the secD gene encoding protein translocase subunit SecD: MAAPKKGRGPAGGGQGKPGRSLALILIVMVALAGGMFLSGHTTPRLGIDLAGGTSITLQAKSQPGKPDAINETNMNTAVNIIERRVNGLGVSEAEVQTQGSSNIIVNIPKGTNSEQAREQVGTTAQLYFRPVLTVEASGSDATPSATATPSGSASPAPSASASASAKATDGATATDGDKADSSATPSASATTQGRAVTGALTKDTTPSATASAAATAAATDDAAATDTASPSASVDPATAKLQAEFAALDCSDPKQRAEAGQDAKATDTIVACGSNTPGSYEKYVLGPAEVSGSDVDNAQGAIDQSTGEWIVTMEFNSAGAKKFNKITSTLAQQTSPMNQFAIVLDGEVVSAPSVASALSANAQISGNFTQQSAQDLGNILSYGALPLTFKEASVTTVTAALGGEQLQAGLIAGAIGLALVVIYLVAYYRGLASIALLSLLASGILTYTIMALLGPAIGFALNLPAVCGAIVAIGITADSFIVYFERVRDEIREGRTLRPAIERAWPRARRTILVSDFVSFLAAAVLFVVTVGKVQGFAFTLGLTTVLDVVVVFFFTKPVMTLMGRTKFFSSGHPWSGLDPKRLGAKPPLRRSRRVNSSTDPKEA
- the ruvC gene encoding crossover junction endodeoxyribonuclease RuvC is translated as MRVLGVDPGLTRCGVGVVEGVAGRPLTMLGVGVVRTPPEAELGDRLVAVERGIEQWLDEHRPEFVAVERVFSQHNVRTVMGTAQASAVAMLCAARRGIPVALHTPSEVKAAVTGSGRADKAQVGAMVTRLLRLDAPPKPADAADALALAICHIWRAPAQNRLQQAVAAHRTLKGRTP
- a CDS encoding phosphatidylinositol mannoside acyltransferase → MSGTGTNLRDRLTDGLYGLGWGAVKRLPEPAARALFRTLADQVWKRRGKSVLRLESNLARVVPGASEARLAELSRAGMRSYMRYWLESFRLPTWSPEQIKERIDVTDAHRLTEGLDAGRGVVLALPHLGNWDLAGAWVTTDLKVPFTTVAERLKPETLYDRFVAYRESLGMEVLPHSGGAAFGTLARRLRAGGLVCLVADRDLSASGVEVDFFAARARMPAGPALLAQQTGALLLPVTLGFDDTPVMRARIHPPVVVPEEGTRAERTKAMTQALADAFAEGIAAHPEDWHMLQRLWLDDLEERDGRGAGERGESS